aagaaggacactgcatctagccaaaactcacacttagagaacttggcataaagctttttctccctcaatatttccaataccattcacAAATGCtgctcatgttcctccttacttttagagtatatcagtatatcatcaataaatacgatcacaaagagatccaaatatggcttaaaaatcccgtttatcaaactcatgaatgcagcagaggcattcgtaagaccaaaagacatcactacaaattcgtaatgcacATACCTTGTTCTAAAAGtggtctttggcacatccgttgcccgtattttcaattgatgataaccggatctcaagtcaatcttagagaagacacaagcaccttgtaactgatcgaacaagtcatcaatgcgaggaagaggatacttgttctttatggttaccttgttcaactgccggtagtctatgcacatccgaaaactcccatccttcttctttacaaacaaaaccggagcaccccaaggagatgcacttggtctaatgaagccttggttcaacaactcttgaagtttggcttttaactctcttaactccgtgggagccattctataagggggtatagaaatggggtgagtacccggttcaagattaatacagaagtcaatatccctatctggtggcatacaaggaagatctgcagggaacacatccagaaactcacagaccaccgaaaccgactcaatcgaaggtacttgggtagtgtcatccttgatatgtgccaagaaagctaaacaccctttactaaccattttcttagcaagaaggaaggagatgatacgcaccgtattggaagtgtagtcaccctcccaaactaacggatctgtcccaggcttggctaacgtcaccgttttagtattacaatccaagattgcaaaattcggagaaagccaagtcatacccagaattacatcaatgtcaaccatttctaggataaccaaatctacataagtgttgctccccacaaaattcaccaaacaagacctatatactttttcaactatcacagactcacccaccggagtaaaaacacgaataggtatgtcaagtaatcacaaggtaaatttagaccattagcaaatgaagaagatacataagaaaatgtggatccaggatcaaacaatatagaagccatgcaatcacaaaccgaaagattacctgtgatgacagcatctgatgtctccgcttctgaccgtccagggaaagcgtaacaatgggccctttcgtttgtttgtccgttgcccctaccatgttgtgatgtagtggctccagtttgcccatcaccccgaccgttttggtgaccaccattacttcGACCACCGcatcctccagaatgacgacctcttccataaccacctctacctctaacatttggaggtctgtaactctgttttggacaatatctcttaatatgtcaaatctccccacatccatagcactctctgggttcatgcataggtctctcagagaagtgttgaccggtcggaggtggacccccaactgcagtctgtagtgaagactgaattggtcagactgagtaaccttcggaaccttgtcctctagagtaagaaccattaaactcacctccctttcgaaacctttttgatgtcaatgtcgtggtgaagtcatctggcttcactccttccacctctatcacgaagtctaccacctcttggaaggattttgccgtagccgctacctgtaaggctgaaatccacaactttgacctcaaccccttcacaaaacggcaaatccgctcttgtggactaaaacatagttgggtggcataccgggataatgcacgaaacttagcctcgtatgcattgaccgacatcctaccttgttctaggctcaagaactcatcccttttcctatccctaaaagtccgggggatatacttctccataaacaagctagagaatgaggctcaagtcataggtggtgcctctgttggttgacactcaacatgtgaccgccaccacattttggcgttcccttgaaactgataactcacgaactcaacaccaaactgttctactatacccatcttatgtagtagctcatgacagtcaaccagaaaatcataagcatcctcagattccgcacccttgaagactggaggtttcaatttcaagaacttactgaaaagttcatgctgatcatttgtcattataggcccagtagtcagacgtggaaacgtgcctatgtccaatgagacatccatgcagggagccacagtagccgcatgttgtacctccggagcctgaggtgctggtgtagaaaacactgcaGGTGTTTGACCCTGATCGGACAACCCAttaagataagcgagcacctgatttatcatctctggggtaggctggggtggcaatccctcattctgcacttgttcattttccccatcctccccttctcttattacctcctcagtcggtagAGGAGTTactgccctagtatcatatggactaggtgctcgtcctcttcccctagaggacgtcctcccacgacctctaccacggcctcttgccgctgctcttcctcgagctacagcccccgtggctggctcagacgcaccctgtcctgccAGTGtaggtgttggtgttggcgtagttattgctctagttctaaccatctgcgaaagagagtgaagattgtcagataccaatttgtatcacctagataccaattggattcaagtagtagcacgaaagaaagaatgaaagaatgaaattttcctaaagtcttattgcctctcaaagaaaagtaaaggcgtccccctaccgttccttaagactctactagactcgttcttgtgtgatgagaccaacgaacctaaggctctgataccaagtttgtcacgacccaaatcgggtcgcgactggcacccacacttaccctcctatgtgagcgaaccaaccaatctaaaaccataacatctcaatataatatcaacagaaaataatgcggaaagACCTAAACTCATAAGtagaaatcaataatcaacttctataactcaaaaacttatcattatccccaaaatctggaagtcatcaccacaagaacatttatgatcaaattactaaactaagagtattctaagaagctaaaacagataaaagctagtccatgccggaacttcaaggcatcaagacatgaggaagaagatccattccaagctagaagcattagctcaccctgaagatccgatgtgacgaagactggctagagttgcggttgagttgaagacgatggcacgtttgctgcactccacaattaacaaagaagaaaacataaaagtaggggtcagtacaaaacacgggtactgagtagatatcatcggccaactcaaaatagaaaacagtatatattacgcaatatcataaaatcaactaatatccttagcatgcagcatttacagttaccataacccttggttacaacaccaagcacatcaatgaggactcacgcctcctcatcaaactcatttgggaattcggttcattagtttgaatatattaacatctttcaagattcattatctttattcccctcgtgtcggtacgtgacactccgctcctcaatatactatcgtggtaccggaacgtggcacccgatccatattctatcctggtgtcggaatgtgacacccgatccatattctatcctggtaccggaacgtggcacccgatccatattctatcctggtgtcggaacgtgacactccgatcctcatatactatcctggtaccggaacgtggcacccgatcccctaatctcactactttcattcatcaagccttcttttataccaaggaatcatcattaacaaagtagattagggtttcttttcaagatttgggattcaatagcttcatcattcttatttattcataattacataatcacatcattcatgcaaacatacaattaagcatatagaaggttcacaatactactaacacatatcattcgctattaagagtttactacgaatagcatgaaaaccataacctacctccaccgaagattcgtgatcaagcaagcaaattttccccaaagttttgtatttttcccccttctcgatcgaccctctctctctctacttgttctttctattttctttattcaaactctctttcttttaccctaattagtatataattaagaataaaagatggcaataataccccactaattaacttaaggttaactcttttaaccaccaagtaattagacttattaacattaacccactaactttataattaaggcaggaatagtcaaaaacgtcccttaaaacgtataaagaaatccgacccgaactgggattacgcagcctgtgacggcccgtcgtgcctgcgacggtccatcctgctgctccgtcacagacttcagagactcaatttctcataaagttctgtgacggtccgtcacaattgtgacggtccgtcctgccattttgTTACGAACTTCAGAGAGTCgattctcagtacccaatttcagattttctatgtgttttgaattgagaccctgcgacggtccgtcgtgcccatgacggtcaatcgtggggtccgtcgcttccgccagtttttccagaattgaagtctgctgctcaaaacgactaaacaggtcattacaatgcGAGTAAAATCCCAAAATTGATATTATCATTGAAGGATAGTGTTTAATGGTCATGGTTTGAAGCCGTGTCATGAAATGGGAGATCAGAACTCAAATTCCAATCTTCTTCCTCCGTGAAAGAATCCAGAGCGAGGTAACTTCCCATAGGGAAGGGGGTCCTATGAAGGGAAAATCGCGAGATAAATCTTGGAAAAACCACAAAATCATTATTTACTGGAAAACTATATTCTAGATAGCTATGAGGTGAACAAGAgcaatttttgacaattttccacAAGTACTAGTGCTAAAGGTTATATATTCACTCTCCTAATATGTAAGTCGGTTTTAGAATTAAAATCTTGAGTAATTATAATTGGTTAAAGGTTTTGGGTAACACCCCAAAAATTAGTATGCTAAACTAGAGTTTGACGTGAGGGTTAGAGTCCTAGTAATAATTCCCCATACTGCAAATAAAGGGTTTCGAGTTAGAACGTCAAGGTATGATTCCCCAAGGACCtactaagggtccttgaggaggaccctaaaTCTTCATCCAAAAGCAATGATCCATGATAGGGACGTCCCACGCCCCGTGGGTGAGGTTTCGTGGTTCAGGGTCCCAAAAACAATGTAACAGACCACAAACCGTGCTTTAGAAGCATTCCCTGTGGGTCCACTCATGGTCTATAGGCATGGTCTCAATGTTAAGGCATAATGTTTGTTTAAAACGGTTAAGTAGGGGCTTTGcgaatttttcataaatttattagttattaagtGACGTGTTTTACCCCAGTTTATACAAACTATATAAATACTTTATACTCTTAATTAAGTCATCATAAACAATTACTTTGATACCCCCAAAAGAAACCCAATTAAAtatgaggaagatgaagaagaagaaggagaaatataaggagaaggagaaggagaaggggaaggagaaggagaaggagaaagagtaggataagaaaaaggagaaaaaggagaAGGGGAAggaaaacgagaaagagaagaaggaggaggaggaggacgAGGACgaggagaaagagaagaagaaggcgAAGGTGAAGGACAAGGAGCAGGATAGAAGGGGAGGACGAGGAGAAGGAAAAAGTCAAGCTAGGAAAAAAGAgcaattaaagaaaatgaagaagaagaaggaggagaaggagaataAGGATGATGAGGAGGAGGATGACGAGGAGGaggaggttaaggaaaaaggAGGAGGGGGAGAAGTAGACCACGAAGatgaataagaaagaaaatatgaagaaggagaagaagaagcatGAGAACCTTTTTATGATGTCCTATCAAAATCTATTGTCAAATATAGTTTTGAAagtatttcctttttaaaaatataattcaaacaaCATATGAGCttctataaaaattttaagcaTACTAAAGCTTGAAGGGTAATCAGGTTCAAATGGGAAAAATTAGTCTGTTGTCTAATTGGAAGACGATAAAGAAGATATATTGTTGGCCAAAACAAAAAGTCTGCAGTTACAAGAAGTAGAGTTCCATTATATTAGGGCAATTGAAGATCTATCTAAAATTGAGAGGAAACAAAGCCTCTGTGGTAGTTCAACCATTTTTGGTATTCCATCTTTATATTTAACATGATGTTTTTCATAATATTCAAGATGCTCTTCGCCTATTTTTTTTGCTAAGACACTCGAGGTATATAGAACTATCGTTTGAATGGTTGGAGTGGCTACTACTAGGAAATCCATCAGCAAACATAAACTTCTTAAGATGATGATTTTGCACCTGAAGCGGTTTGGTTATGGAAGCTATGAAAGTACAAAATTGCATAAACCTCTACATTTTCCTCTTGATCTAGTGATTAACCCTTGACTAGAAAAATGCACATGTTTATGCAATTTGTTACTTTAATATATTCCATAACTAAACCTCTATAGTTGCAAAATAATCATCTTAATGTGTTTGTATGCTGATGGACTTCCTAGTAGTAGACCCTCAAACCATTCCTACGGTGCTTCTATATTCCTTGTGTGACTCAGGAATAGAAAAAAGGCTGAGAGCATATTGAATGTTATGAACAACTTCTTGTGAAATATCAAGATAGAATTCCAAAAATTGTTTCACAATCACTGCGACTTTACTCCCTCTCACTTTTACAAGGCCCTTAAACAGCCCCCCAATAATGGCATACATGTTTAAAGGAATGAAGTACTATGTTCTTGTTAGAGTCCTCAATATGGTCTAGGTCTATTGGGATAACCAGGTCTAACCCGATATTTAATAGGGTTGTGCTAAGATTTTTGTACCCCATTTAAGAGAACGGTATTTTATTCGGTTTTTAATAAGCCTTCTAATTTGTGGGACTTGAGAAATATCTATAGGGCCGTCCCGAGggccaaaaaaatcaaattaaaaatataatataatatttaaatttaaaattaaagagatctcaatctcaaaaaatttaggttaatatttctattagatatttatacttttactggAAAAAGCAtaagaaatattataaagataattatgtttgtggatttgattaacaagtagtaaaattaacataatataatattgtttactctatatttataacaatatttttaaattacaatttatattttaatttaataattataaaaaatataatttttaaaaaagtgggcTGGCCCGACAAGCCTTTAGCCCACATACTTGTGGGTTGGCTCATCAATTTATGTCCCACACTAAAAATGGGTTAGCCCGTTCTGAcccgtaaaaattaaaaacctttATGGGTAAGCCGGATGGAGTGGGCTAGTCTATATTTACAGCACTAGTTCTTGTAACTACAAACTTGTTCTTTGTGCAAACATTTTCCCATTCTTCATCGTCCTCCAATGAAACAACATATGAATTTTTTCGCACTTGTACATTATTGCCTTTCAAGCTGTAGTATGCTAAAATTTTTATAGGAGTTTATACGTTGTCTGAACCAGATTCTAAAAAGTGGAATACATTCAAAGATATGTTTGACAatatattttggaaaaatatcCTAAATAGTTCTCGAATATCCAAACAATTTGTTGATAAGTGCTTATTAGTACTTGATTTAGTGGCCATCgagttttatatattttgaagaaaactttagaaaaggaaatatttttaaagatatgTCTGATCATAGATTTCaaataagattttgaaaataagcattgaaatattaaaaaatggtCTAAATGCTAGAATGGTTTAATAATGCTTAAAATTTGGGTATAATTTTGTTAGAAAATGTACTAGACATATTTGCACATAATATAGCATAATCGTAGGTAGAGATATTTCAAAGCTTTTTAAGGAGAAATTTTCCATCTCTGATTTGAAATCTATGAtcaaacataatttaaaaaatattttctttttaaaaatttgcttcaaaatatataaaactatGATTCTTAAAATTGGGATATAACTTTGTTCTAGAATGTACATATCTACACTTAATACAACACAAAAAAGGTAGAggtatttaaagaatttttccAATTGATTTTCCTTAgatatatttctttatattgctacaaataaattttattcttaaaataatacTATAGAAAAACAAACTTGATTATTATAAGTCatactaaaaaatattattaatttatagacGTATAATTTAGTAGATAAAGTaaactttattaatttatagagtCTCCTTATATTCAGcaaatgttaatatttttttacatcaACATTATTGTATCCTAATTATTTAAGTAGTATATTTACtgaattttcatgaaatattattttagtaaaCATAAAGTATAATGAATACATCAAAATATTGTATCTTATTAAATTGTTTATCCTATTTATTGAATGCAACGTTTTATGCCTGATGGTTGAATTCAAGTAAGGACTTCAGGTTTTTGTGGACAATGAGTTGTACTCCATTCatccaaatattattatttttgtggttAATATAGGTGTCATATTAATGGTtagaaaatttacaaaatagtACCATATAATAAGTTAATGTATTATGTATTacatacaaatattataaacaTAATCAAATAATACATTATCTTGGTGGAAAAACATTATAAGATCTTTCCACATGACGTGCAATTATATACACAATGAGGTCTTAGAGTtacaaattgaatttaaaattttcagcGTTTGTATTTTTTAGACCCTATCGTAACGTAGATAAAAAGATTTCTTGTATAAAGCTGTGATTCACAATAAGAGTCATAGAAAACcactttatttctttctttgtcTAGACAAATATAAGGTGGTGAGTCCACAACCTTAATTGGTGTAAAACACTAACCCAATACTATATCCTAACTTCACATGACCTGCTCTCCTTTAATTTGCTCAACCACATCAAAGAGCTAATACGAACACTGTTCAAGCTTTCTCGATGTGTCTTCTAGGCAATAATGAAGAAGCTTAAGAGTTATACATATAAGGTTCAAGATTGAAGACCTTGAAATCTTTTGTATGTTTGTTGAATCTTTGAttataaactataaatattcttttttcaataatttaattaacttcaATATCTTGTATTTAGAAGGTGATATCTACTTCAGTTTGGTTTTTAGTATGCAAATACatgtctttttttattaaatagtataaagtTAAGTAGTGCAATACATAATTTATCCTTCAAATGTCCTTCCAtagttattttctttcatttcttttctatGAAAAACTTATAATGTGGGATTAGAactatttttttgaattgaCTTTTGGGTAATGaaatggatttcaaaaaatagtttttcatgaataaatCGTGCTTGCAACTCAAGTCTTAATAAAAGGAAATACTAAAAAGGCTCAAAGTACTAACATTAGACTCTCTATTTACGAAGCCTCTAAAACTAAGATGGATATTGAAAGAGACCTCACAAAatcctaataaaaaaaatactgaaTATCAATAAATGTTtcctccagaatgcaaggagTCTTACCACTGACTCCGATTGCTGAACTGGATCAATGAGGCATTGGATGCTAATTGTGAGAACCTACGTATGCGTCATAAGATAATGGAGGCCAACTAATATCAGTGCATTTAATGTACGAGTAAGCAAGTTGGAGTGCTAAACAACATAGGTTAGAAATGTTAGCATTTTTGTTAATGCTTATATGGTCCGTATTCAATGGGTCCATTAACGAACTTCATGGACCCATTATTTAACTAATGGTAAGGTAGTTAACTACCGAATGGGATAATGGTTAAATACCCATTATCCGACTAATAGGAAAGTGGTCAATTACCCATTATCCCACTAATGAGATAATGGTTAACTATCCATTATCCTACTACATAAATCAACAATCCTACTAAGTAGGTGGTAACTTCCCATGACCTCTTAACCGTTCTTGATGGAAGACAgttataaatatgtcatttggtTCAAAGGTCCCTACGCACATTTCTTCTAAACACTCCATATCATCAAAGAGTGAGGTTTTGAGTGCTTACAAGATCATTGAAGAAAAGAACAATTGTAGACTCCGACTATATTGCTAACAATGGCTGGACTTATGTCGATCACTCTTTATTTTCACTGCGTCATTGCTCTATAATTTCAAACATTTCGCATCAGAGCAGTTGAATTTCATCTGCTTTGTTAATTGTTAAAATTCTCTAAAGTTGCTCAAACTTGTTCTTAAATATTCAGGTcgtgttttgaattttttataacattttctaataaaaaaattcaaagagattGTTGTTTTGTTGCGTAATGTTCAACAATAAATCTTTTATATGATTTCGAGGTAATGTTTAgtgattcatataattttatttcattgagATTTAGCCACAACaatcttaatgaaatgatagtatatattatattttggattacttaaataaataaatatctaaGTGATgtagaattattttattaaagtttAGCCAAAACATCTTCATTTGAATGGAAATGGATTAAAAGGTGATGAAAGGAGTAGTACGTGTGTTGCCATTCATTTATAAGCCGTATATATTACCGTTCAATGATCAAGAAGACAAACCTGCTTAAGGAAAAACACAAAAGGGGATGAACCAGAAGAAGGGCGAACCGCCGAGTCATTTAGAGATCACAAATAACCTTTCCGAATGGTCTGCCCCAACACTAAATCATAAACCAATAAATACTAgttataagttttattttaaggGTACGAACATTATTATCAATTGGAGAAGGTTTTGTGAGAGACTTGAAGAAAGAAGGGTTTCATCTTCCTCATGTTTATGTGGGTGTCCTTTGCTTTTCTTCCTTTGCTCAGATAaaggtttaatttcttatacccATCTCATTTCATGATCATGTTAGGTGCAATTTTTTATTGCTTGATGTATTACTAAGAACCCTCATTCTTATGGTGTGATTTAACAAATATGTGTTGACATTATTGGTGGGTCTTACATGCTGATATgttagatgtattttaatggtgattAACCTAGTGTTTGTGGTTTTATTTAATGGGTTGGTAGTTTCAATGCTTTTGGCTTGTTTGAAAGGGAGGTCGCAAAACCAAAATCGCTAAACTGATGCCTAGGGAGTGGGTATATATGAGGTTCAGCCTATGAGGGTGAGCACTAGTTCCATATTCTAACACTCAGCATGAGAGAGTAAGTGAGGTAAAGCGTAGGCTATCCTTCATGCCGAAAATGGTTGTCTGAGACGTTTGCATTTGAAACGGGGTAAGTTGCCTAAGAGGGAACTTAGTTCAATCTAAAGCTTAGCCTAGCAATTATTATCTTACAAATTTTCTACCGAAAGCATGTGCCCAACTATCTATCTCAACTTTTATCGCAGTAACACCCCAACAACATTTCCCCATACTTGATTCCCTTTTGCATTGTTATTGATTTTACTATACTTGTGAAAAAACccaaattttatgatattttacacCTTCGTGTCGCCCCTAtcatttgacaattttttattcataaattacaTAAGCTACGACTAATTAGAATGAAATTCTAATTTAACTACATATTCTTGAAATCTCTCCCTTGGGACATGACCCCAACCCTTGGTTAGGTTactaaactataaaaaattgAAGACACTTGTACCATAGGTTTGTATCAATGGTCATGATAAGCATAAAAATAGCGTCATTGCCAGGGAGTGTTTTCACCTTATATTATAGTTCAGTAttgtttttattcttattagtgGTAGTCTACTtatgtaatttttgtttttgttttaagtGTATGTGTTGTAAACAATAACTTTAAATGTAAATAAAACTAATGGTAGGCAAGCGGGCCACAAAGATGACATGTTTAAACTCAACGATTTCAAAGAAATGTCAATGAACCCCTATCTCATGGGATGTGTTGGAGCCATCCACTCCACCCCAGCCAAGGGAATGCAATGAGCAATATGTTGCTGCTCTTGCAACTAAAATGACTCTTCAACGTATTGACTCATGAGGATCCCCATGAGAATATTCGAAACATCGTTGATGTTTGTGTGCCATTCTCTTTCAAAAACATCTCTCAAGAGCGATTATTCCCTTTTCCCCCAATGGGTGAAGATCGCGAGAGGTTAGCTAAATTAACacataattcaattactttatGGGAAGAGCTGGTTACTTCATTCA
The sequence above is a segment of the Solanum lycopersicum chromosome 10, SLM_r2.1 genome. Coding sequences within it:
- the LOC138338802 gene encoding protein PXR1-like; the protein is MKWEIRTQIPIFFLRERIQSEDKKKEKKEKGKENEKEKKEEEEDEDEEKEKKKAKVKDKEQDRRGGRGEGKSQARKKEQLKKMKKKKEEKENKDDEEEDDEEEEVKEKGGGGEVDHEDE